From a single Pseudobutyrivibrio xylanivorans genomic region:
- a CDS encoding Gldg family protein: MKKTNLNIKEHFVNTKSAIKGTLTTKKAKIGSYSMLMSAIVLGIIIAINVFVTYLPTKFTQFDISAAKLYSLTSSSKAVVGNIDKDVTIYWICQSGQESTVIEKLLNVYDSLSDKLTVVKKNPDTYPTFASEYTDEKVTNNSLIVVSGDKSRYISYESMYKTDASSYYTTGSASQSFDGESLITTAVDYVVSEDLPQVYILTGHSEKDMSETMKSALEKGNMETKEFSLLKEDNIPEDADAILINSPVSDISEEELTILEKYVDNGGHIVVLSGVEQDSDLTNFKALLNYVGATMNDGIVVDINRDNYAFEYPYFLLPTLNSSEITNALIDEKSNVIMPISAGLSITNSNTAYTVSSLLDSSSESYSKAAGYKLTTYEKEDGDTDGPFSLAISAENAEGGTLIWIASDYLLDDQYNSYSSGANSDFFMNSLAWKMTDNEALSIRSKSLDYNYLTINATTATMIKVILIGVIPLGYLLYGIEEVVRRRKVIVE, translated from the coding sequence ATGAAAAAAACAAATTTGAATATTAAGGAACACTTCGTAAATACGAAGTCAGCTATCAAAGGAACACTCACTACAAAAAAAGCTAAAATTGGTAGCTACAGTATGCTTATGTCAGCAATTGTCCTAGGCATAATCATTGCTATAAATGTTTTTGTTACCTATTTGCCAACCAAATTCACGCAGTTTGATATTTCTGCTGCCAAGCTTTATTCCCTTACCTCTTCAAGCAAGGCAGTGGTTGGCAATATAGATAAAGATGTGACAATTTACTGGATTTGTCAGTCTGGACAGGAGTCTACAGTAATTGAAAAGCTTTTGAATGTTTATGATTCTCTTTCAGACAAGCTTACTGTGGTAAAGAAGAATCCAGATACTTATCCGACCTTTGCCTCCGAGTATACTGACGAGAAGGTTACAAACAATTCTTTGATTGTTGTGTCAGGTGACAAGAGTCGTTACATTAGCTATGAATCTATGTATAAAACGGATGCTTCATCCTACTACACAACAGGTTCTGCTTCACAGTCATTTGATGGTGAGAGTCTGATTACGACAGCGGTTGATTATGTAGTTTCAGAGGATTTACCACAGGTTTATATCCTTACAGGCCATAGCGAGAAGGATATGTCTGAAACTATGAAATCTGCTCTTGAAAAGGGCAACATGGAGACAAAGGAGTTCTCGCTATTAAAGGAGGATAATATTCCTGAGGATGCTGATGCTATACTTATTAATTCTCCTGTCAGTGATATTTCTGAAGAGGAGCTTACAATACTTGAAAAATATGTAGATAACGGTGGACACATTGTTGTACTTTCGGGCGTTGAGCAGGACTCTGATTTGACTAATTTCAAGGCACTTTTAAACTATGTTGGCGCCACCATGAACGATGGAATAGTTGTTGATATTAACAGAGATAATTATGCCTTTGAATATCCATATTTTCTTCTTCCTACTTTGAATTCGTCAGAAATCACTAATGCGCTTATCGATGAGAAGAGCAACGTGATTATGCCTATTTCTGCTGGACTTAGTATTACAAATTCAAATACCGCATATACGGTATCATCATTACTTGACAGCTCCAGCGAATCTTACTCAAAGGCAGCTGGCTACAAGCTTACGACTTACGAAAAGGAAGATGGGGATACTGATGGTCCGTTCTCACTTGCTATTTCAGCAGAGAATGCTGAGGGCGGTACATTGATTTGGATTGCTTCAGATTATCTTCTTGATGATCAGTATAATTCATATTCTTCTGGTGCTAACTCAGATTTCTTTATGAATTCTCTTGCATGGAAGATGACAGATAACGAAGCGTTATCAATCAGATCTAAGTCACTTGATTACAATTACCTTACTATCAATGCTACAACAGCCACAATGATTAAGGTTATTTTAATTGGTGTGATTCCTCTTGGATATCTCCTTTATGGAATTGAAGAGGTGGTCCGCCGAAGAAAGGTTATCGTAGAATAG
- a CDS encoding ABC transporter permease yields MTAVLKHELSLYYHGLTGYVFGAFLLAFTGIGAMIYNINASIANFEYVLNFIQMVFIIIVPILTMRIISEEKRQRTDQLLYSLPISTTEIVVGKFLSLMVVYLIPMIFICAYPLIFAKYGDVYLPTSYGSIFAFVFLGLALISIGMFISSLTESQGMAAGICVVVMLLNYFAASIANALPSIDGKENILATVMKKLSLFERFTLFYNGVFDLTAIVYYISIIAFFLFLCVQSLEKRRYNG; encoded by the coding sequence ATGACTGCAGTACTAAAACATGAATTATCACTTTATTATCACGGCCTTACAGGATATGTTTTTGGTGCTTTTCTGTTGGCATTTACCGGCATTGGTGCAATGATTTACAACATTAATGCTTCAATTGCAAATTTTGAATATGTTTTGAATTTTATTCAGATGGTGTTTATCATCATTGTTCCAATTCTTACTATGCGAATCATTTCAGAGGAGAAACGACAGAGAACAGATCAGCTTTTATATTCACTTCCAATCAGTACCACGGAAATTGTGGTTGGAAAGTTTTTATCCCTTATGGTTGTTTACCTGATACCGATGATTTTTATCTGTGCGTATCCTTTGATCTTTGCAAAGTATGGTGATGTTTATCTGCCAACAAGCTACGGCTCAATCTTTGCATTTGTATTCCTTGGCCTTGCCCTTATCAGCATTGGAATGTTTATTTCATCTCTTACAGAATCACAGGGAATGGCAGCAGGAATTTGTGTGGTTGTAATGCTTTTGAATTACTTTGCAGCTTCAATTGCAAATGCTTTGCCAAGCATTGATGGAAAGGAGAATATTCTTGCCACTGTAATGAAAAAACTCTCATTATTTGAGCGATTTACACTTTTTTACAACGGCGTTTTTGATTTAACAGCGATTGTTTATTACATAAGTATCATTGCGTTCTTCCTATTCTTATGTGTGCAGTCACTTGAGAAGCGGAGGTACAACGGATAA
- a CDS encoding ABC transporter ATP-binding protein, with amino-acid sequence MISVEHLTKRYGDVLAVDDLSFTIEDGHIYGFLGPNGAGKSTTLNIMTGCLAATSGDVKIDGHDIYEDERAAKRLIGYLPEIPPLYIDQTPREYLRFVAEAKGIKKADREADIDRVIAETHIEEMQNRLIKHLSKGYRQRVGIAQALLGNPSVIILDEPTVGLDPMQIIEIRDLIAELGKKHTVILSSHILPEIQAICEKVLIIYKGKLVAFDNIENLGKTLSSGTNIEILTGGDPAETIEVITNTDSIECYEQKEQEDEFNSFILSTKDDNPLKVCSNLSSAFAENGIPLATINPVHTTLEDIFIELTEEAQ; translated from the coding sequence ATGATTTCCGTTGAACATTTGACTAAACGATACGGTGACGTTCTGGCGGTAGATGATTTGTCATTTACTATTGAGGACGGGCATATTTATGGATTTTTGGGACCTAATGGTGCTGGAAAATCCACAACACTTAATATCATGACAGGTTGCCTAGCGGCAACTTCAGGCGATGTGAAAATCGATGGTCATGATATCTATGAGGATGAGAGAGCTGCAAAGCGACTTATTGGTTATTTGCCAGAAATACCACCTCTTTATATTGATCAAACACCTAGAGAATATCTGCGTTTTGTGGCTGAGGCCAAGGGTATTAAGAAGGCCGACAGAGAGGCAGATATCGATAGGGTCATAGCAGAAACTCATATTGAAGAGATGCAGAATCGTTTGATAAAGCATCTTTCAAAGGGCTACAGGCAGAGAGTGGGCATTGCTCAGGCGTTGCTTGGAAACCCTTCTGTAATTATCTTAGACGAGCCAACTGTAGGCTTGGACCCAATGCAAATTATCGAAATTAGAGATTTGATTGCAGAGCTTGGAAAGAAGCATACTGTAATTTTAAGCTCACATATTCTGCCTGAAATTCAGGCGATTTGTGAGAAGGTGCTAATTATTTATAAGGGTAAGCTTGTTGCTTTTGATAATATCGAAAATCTTGGTAAGACCCTTTCATCAGGCACCAATATTGAAATTCTCACAGGTGGTGATCCGGCTGAGACGATTGAGGTTATTACAAATACAGACAGTATCGAGTGCTACGAGCAAAAGGAGCAGGAGGATGAGTTCAATAGCTTCATTCTTTCAACTAAGGATGATAATCCATTAAAGGTTTGCTCGAATCTATCCTCAGCTTTTGCTGAAAATGGAATTCCACTTGCAACTATCAACCCAGTTCACACTACGCTGGAAGATATTTTCATCGAACTAACCGAGGAGGCACAATAA